The Oncorhynchus keta strain PuntledgeMale-10-30-2019 chromosome 22, Oket_V2, whole genome shotgun sequence genome includes the window ggctgggtttctgtacagcactttgagatatcagctgatgtacgaagggctatataaataaatttgatttgatttgatttggatttgatttaatGACATCGTCATAACCCTACTCTCTGATTGTTCCATCATAATGAAATCACCATAACCCTGCTCTCTGATTGGTCCATCATAATGACATCATCATAACCCGGCTCTCTAATTGGTCCCTAGGTAATGGCATCGTCTTAACCCTGCTCTCTGATTGGTCCCTTCGTAACAACATCGTCATAACCCTGCTCTTTAATTGGTCCCGTTGTAATGATATTGTCATAActcccagtaagactagctgtcgccattggcgtcggctaatggggatcctaataacacaaataaaaatgtatttgttattGGTCCCTTCATAATAACATCCTCATAACCCTGCTCTCTGATTGGTCCCTTTGTAATGACATTGTCATAACCCTGCTCTCTGATTGGTCCTTGATAAGGACCATGAGTGATAGTGAAACTATATTCTATAGCCTGCAGTACTGCAAAACCTCCTGCTAACCTCTTGTTATGACTGACAAGTAGGATTTAAGAGATCCTTACAGCACTGTTGAGGTTGGCGCGAATGCCACCCATACCAGGGTGGCTCTCTGCCCGCCGGTTGTCATTGCCCAGGTTCAAAGGGGGAGGAGTCTTCATCTCCAAGGCCCGGCTCAGGTTACCATGGGAGAACATGGAGTAGCCAATACCTTTACAGAGAGAAAACAAATAGGAAGTGAGAAACAAGATGTGGGTAGAATAATGTTTCACTCACAGACAGTAcactcattcactctctctcaatctctctcactcactccaccTGTAAAACAGAAGTTCTTTTTTAGGATTAAACTTTATCTCTTGTAGACATGTGGCATTTCAGATTACCAAAACGTACATTGTTAATGTTAACCTCATaatgaaaaaaatgaaaaaaaagcattttttttaaacatatgtTTTGGTCTGATATGTATTACATACATCATAATGTACAGTGTAAAGCATTTCAAAATGCAGGGTTAATTGACTACATAGTTGAGCTGCGATGGCGTTCCATTGAGTGGCCTCCCTACTACTAACTATAGAGTATGAAAAGTGGAGTTGAGCTCAACTGAGATGACCAGCAGGTGCAACACACTCACTGCTCAGAAACCAAAGATCAGCCTCCAGACGCTGTTTCACTCGTGGGGGGGACTGTTTCACACAACACgtaagcatgcacacacacacgcacacacacacacacacacacacacgcacacgcacacacacacacacacacacacacacacacacacacacacacacacacacacacacacacacacacacacacttcctgtttGAACAGCCAGCTGCACAGCACTGAGGTGGCCTCATTCTGTAGGCAATCAATGACAATAATGGTACCTCTCTAGGAATGTTTGCAAAGAAGAACTAGGGGGCCAGGTCTTACCTGAGTGTGGAGACATGAAGGCAGCGTGGCTGTGGGGCCCTGCAGGGCTGACTGAGCCTGGTCTGGGGCCCATTGGCTTGAAGGCAGGGGGTCTGTGGGAGCTCAGGCTGGGGTTGGACGAGTTGGGGTATCCATTCTCACAGCCAGCAGTCACCAGGAACTGGGCCTCAGGTGAGAGCAGTGAGGGGGCCTGAGGAGAAATATGGGAGAGTGTCTGTTTCAGTTGAGATCAGAAAGTTAGGTCTATTGCCGCTGCATTGTACTGCTAAAGTATCTCTTTAAGTACAAAATGTGCTCACTGAGTCAAATGAATGGTTTGACCGTTCAATAGAATAATTTTCTCAAACTGCCATTCTTCTTCACTAAATACAATAAATCAATGAAACAGCTTTAGTCCATTTACAGCCTTTGGCTCAGACAGCATGTGTTTCATAAGACAAGTGTGAGTAGTTACATGGTAGCGCTGGCGGGCCAGGGAGAGGTCCATGCCCTCACTTAGTGGACCGAACTTCTCTGCTGCAACCTGCATGGGCTCCTCAGTGTCCAGCAGCTCTGTCCCGTCCAGACCCAGGCCTTTCCTCCGCAGAGTCTACAGCAACAGGACAGAGAAAAGAGCAGCACACATACATTACCTCAAGGATACCACAGCCTGTTTATACTATTGCCTCTTGGGATGACCTAATGATACAGAAGTGGGCTGTACCAACATTGCTTTTTCAATGCGTTATAGGGTTGCCCAAGTAAGAATTTCATAAGCTTAAGCATTAAGCATTCATAAGCTTAAGCAACATCAAAGCTATCTCAACTTCATTGGGAATTAATTGGAACCTTGGACATAACAAATGactatacatacatactgtataggagAACATGTGTAATGTGTAGACCTAGTAATGTATTTATACCTCCATTATGTCTGTGTTGGTCCTACTCTCGTGAGGCTCGCTGTACTCTGTGTACTTGAGTAGGACCTTGTCCATGTCAGTGCTGGCGTACTGGAACAGACGGTTGGTGCTGTTGAAGATGATGAGGGCAATCTCACAGTCACACAACACACTCAGCTCATACGCCTTCTTCATCAGGCCAAACTTACGCTTGGTGAAAGTAACCTGGGGACAGAAACATATTGGTTCAATGTATTATTTATCATGTGGGACTGTTTAACTAAACCATGGCAAATACAATAATGATGGAAAGTGATAGAAATAATCAAAGAGTTGTACCTGTCTATTCCGCTGGTCCAGGATACGAGagatttgtatttttttcctTCCCATTGTGATCGCAGTCTGACAGGTGGCTTTACACTGTgaaaaaatatcacattttcatCAAAAAATAATTTCAACTCATCACCTTTTCATCACATAATAGAGAGAACATTTCACCAGGATATCCCATTGCGATAAATCATCTCTTATAGATCACATGGCAACATCAACAAACAATTACACAATCAAACCTGACAAACTTTCAAAAAGCAAACCATATGGTTGAGACCACTGCactttggtattttattaggatccccattagctgttcaAAAgcggcagctactcttcctggggtccacacaaaacattaaACGTGACATAAtaaagaacattaatagacaagaacagctcaaggacataaCTACATACACAtaaaaaaggcacacgtagcctacatatcaatacatacacacaaactatctaggtcaaataagggagagGCATTGTGCCGTAATtctttaaaccaggtttgctgtttatttgagcaatatgagatggaacggagttccatgcaataatggctctatgtaatactctacgctttcttgaatttgttctggatttggggactgtgtaaATACCACCTCttgtggggtaagtgtgtgtgtcagagctgtaagttgactatgcaaaccatttgggattttcaacacattaatgtttcttacaaaaataagaagtgatgcagtcagtctctcctcaactcttagccaatggagactggcatgcatagtttttatatcagccctctgattacaatgaagagcaagatgtgccACTGTTCTGGGCCTGCTGCAGCTTatctaggtctttccttgcagtaCTCAACCCCAAGACtcgacaataatcaagataagacaaaacaAGAGCCTGcagaacacccccctatccacatcgatggaacagtagtggagagggtagtaagttttaagttcctcggcgtacacatcacagacaaactgaattggtccacccacacagacagcatcgtgaagaaggctcagcagcgcctcttcaacctcaggaggctgaagaaattcggcttgtcaccaaaagcactcacaaacttctacagatgcacaatcgagagcatcctgtcgggctgtatcaccacctggtacggcaactgctctgcccacaaccgtaaggctctccagagggtagtgaggtctgcacaacacatcaccgggggcaaactacctgccctccaggacacctacaccacccgatgtcacaggaaggccataaagatcatcaaggacaacaaccacccgagccactgcctgttcaccccgctatcatccagaaggcgaggtcagtacaggtgcatcaaagctgggaacgagagactgaaaaacagattctatctcaaggccatcagactgttaaacagccaccactaacattgagtggctgctgccaacacactgacccaactccagccactttaataatgggaattgatgggaaattatgtaaaatatatcactagccgctttaaacaatgctacctaatataatgtttacataccctacattattcacctcatatgtatacgtatatactgtactctatatcatctactgcatccttatgtaatacatgtatcactagccactttaactatgccactttgtttacatactcatcttatatgtatatactgcactcagtaccatctactgtatcttgcctatgccgctctgtaccatcactcattcatatatctttatgtaaatattctttatccccttacacttgtgtctataaggtagtagttttggaattgttagctagattacttgttggttattactgcattgtcggaactagaagcacaagcatttcgctacactcgcactaacatctgctaaccatgtgtatgtgacaaataaaatttgatttgatgatttgattcgatttgagcTAAGTCTCGCGTGGCCGTGAGAGCTAGCTCTgttccttttcatttctaaagacaaaggaattgtccggttgaaacattattgaagatttatgataaaaacatcctaaagattgattctatacatcgtttgacatgtttctacgaactgtaatagaACTTTTTAGATTTTTCGTCTGGACTGTGCTCGCGTTGTGCATTTGGAGTACAGAACTAAATGCGCGGAtgaaaaggaggtatttggacatcaattatggactttatcgaacaaaacaaacatttattgtggaactgagattcatgggagtgcattccaatgaagataatcaaaggtaagtgaatatttataatgctatttctgacttttgttgactccacaacatgacgggtATCTGTATGGtggctgagcgctgtactcagattatcgcatggtgtgctt containing:
- the LOC118401394 gene encoding myocyte-specific enhancer factor 2B isoform X1 gives rise to the protein MLSHVKCKATCQTAITMGRKKIQISRILDQRNRQVTFTKRKFGLMKKAYELSVLCDCEIALIIFNSTNRLFQYASTDMDKVLLKYTEYSEPHESRTNTDIMETLRRKGLGLDGTELLDTEEPMQVAAEKFGPLSEGMDLSLARQRYHAPSLLSPEAQFLVTAGCENGYPNSSNPSLSSHRPPAFKPMGPRPGSVSPAGPHSHAAFMSPHSGIGYSMFSHGNLSRALEMKTPPPLNLGNDNRRAESHPGMGGIRANLNSARGILYQGMHPGNHMLTMGKAGLLGQSLGGYGLSAGPSDYSHPGFSHAVSLQRGTVNPWQTAQQQEQHVPHLSPVMSSRGCSFPSQASTPTTPPHPSLNLSIKSERASPERICSATSPPLQHLRQHSPMSTPDSARHTPQEPYPANEREEFPKGGFPYPAQQGAEEKGGLPLRQLEISDGWQR
- the LOC118401394 gene encoding myocyte-specific enhancer factor 2B isoform X2: MGRKKIQISRILDQRNRQVTFTKRKFGLMKKAYELSVLCDCEIALIIFNSTNRLFQYASTDMDKVLLKYTEYSEPHESRTNTDIMETLRRKGLGLDGTELLDTEEPMQVAAEKFGPLSEGMDLSLARQRYHAPSLLSPEAQFLVTAGCENGYPNSSNPSLSSHRPPAFKPMGPRPGSVSPAGPHSHAAFMSPHSGIGYSMFSHGNLSRALEMKTPPPLNLGNDNRRAESHPGMGGIRANLNSARGILYQGMHPGNHMLTMGKAGLLGQSLGGYGLSAGPSDYSHPGFSHAVSLQRGTVNPWQTAQQQEQHVPHLSPVMSSRGCSFPSQASTPTTPPHPSLNLSIKSERASPERICSATSPPLQHLRQHSPMSTPDSARHTPQEPYPANEREEFPKGGFPYPAQQGAEEKGGLPLRQLEISDGWQR